Genomic window (Gemmatimonadota bacterium):
CGGGACTTCGGACGACAAAAACGCCGCGAATCAGAATTCGCGGCGCTTCATCTCCTGGAAGATTTCCTGTACGGCCTCGACCTTCTCCTCGGGGTCCTTCTGCGTGGCCGCCAGCGTCGGATCCTGCCAACGCGCAGGCCCGGCCTTCTGCTTTCCCTGCTTCCTCATCTTCTTGATCGGGGCCTGCATCTGCCTTGTCGTTCATACGGGCACGGGGCGGCGGATGGGCGTACGCCGAAGATGAACGCTCGGCAGCCAGTCGGTGAAAGGACGGCCCGTGAGCGCCGAACGGACGGGAAGAGACGCCGCCCGGCCACACCTTGGCCTCCCGACCGCGGCGGCTGACAGGCGTTGTTGGTCAGCTTTTCGTCGTGACAGTCACCAGCCGCCCGCGATCGCCCGAAAAGTGTTCTCAGCCTGTGCGATGGGTAGTACCGGATCTGTTGGATCACCCCGATCTCGCTCCGCGGAGTTCGGTCACTTCATGGCTTTTACTACCCGTTGAAGACTACGAATAGTGGGCAAAATGGGGTTGCCGCATGCTCGTCCGCTCGTTCACTCGCAAGAAGTTCGGTCGTAGCCGCCGGACGAGGTCGAACGCATTCCCCACCCCTGGCTTGGCCACGGTCGACTTTTCCTCCTCGAAGCAAAGCTGTCCGGGTTGCGGGAGGTCGGTGCAGGGGTGGCCGCGTCCGCAGCCATCGTACTCGCTGTGGCGGCGGTCGTCGTTCCAGTCGAGACGGTGGACGACTTCGGCGCACAATAAACGAGGCTGCCGGCAGCGTGGGACCAGCAGGAATGACACCGCTTGGCGGTCATTAGGCGCGTTGGGCCGGGTGGGGATCCCTGAATCTCGCGCCGAATGCTCCGTCAGCAACCCCCTCCCGCGGCCGCACCGACTTCCAGGCTCCATCTTCCCTGCCATGTCACAGCCGGACTTTGACCAACGCTTTGCCGAACCGGGGATGGACCTACGGCACAGGTGTGACTTCCCTGCGCGACCGCGTGGGCGACATCCCGGGTGGCGGTCAGGTCCTCTGCCTTGCTGAAGGGCAGGGGCAGAAACGCCGTCTTCCATAGCGACGCTCCGGGTGCGCGGTAACCACAGTGGACCAACTCGGTGCCCAGGCTGGAGAAGGCGCAGATTGCTCGCCGCCGAGCGTGGGGTACCCCACAACGACCGCGGCCGACCTCGCCGAGTTCGAGATCCGCATCGGCGCTTGGGATGGGATCGTAGTCCATCTTGGCCCACCTGCCACAGGCGCTACGCCAGCAGGTGCACCGTGGGGTGGTGGCCGGATTGCGCCCAGAAGTGTTCATCCTCAGGAGGCGTATTCGCCCGCACAACTCGCCCGCCGCCCGGGGCCCTCGCTCAGCGGAGCTCCTGATGAAGTGTGGTAGATCTGCATGGGGAACTCGCCGGGCTGAAAATGCGTCGTCGCGCACCGGATCGATCGAGAGGTGATTGAAGTACCACACGGGGCTTGCCTCCGTGGTGCCAGGTTCTGGCGCGCAAGCCGGGGTTGACGAGGGGCGTTGTCAGGTGAACGATGACGGCGATGCGCGCGCCCCTCGTCGGCCCTCGTCTGCGTCCTGTTCGAGGCCGGTTCACCACCGCCCCCGACGCACTTGAGCGCGTCTCCGGCTTCGTTTTGACTCCCGCTGTCACGGACTGGCGCTTGGATGCCACGGTTTGGTTGGTGGCGCGGACCACTCCGCGTGGCGGAAGGCATGAGCTGCGCGGACCGGCTCGTCGGCGATTGAACCATCGATGCCGTCCACGTGGCGACTACCTCGCCAGTTTTCATCATCGCCGCTCGATTCCTCGGGCTCATGCAACTTCCGGTCGTGGTGCGCGTGGATCGCGACCTCGACCGGTTGCCACCGGCGACGCGAGCGCCTCAGCGCATTTCCACCCTGCACCATGGAGCGTCCCGCGGGAGGTGACGGACAACACCGGGATACTCTATGGTAACGTTCGACACGCGCGCACCGGCACCGCCGTTCGCGACAGCGCGCGGCGTGGCGATCGAGTGGACGGAGACCAAAGCTCGGCGAGCGAAGGACGTGTGGAAGTGGTGGACCGTGCGGACATAGCGTTGACTTAGCGCGCGAAGCAGGCTCTTCGTCTTTTGCGACCTGCCCAGGAACCTCCCGTGCTCGCGCGTGGGGCGTTCGCCGAGACGGCATACCGGCTACATCGAGTTCCGGGTGCCGTCCGGCGGGGTACGCCACCGCGCTGAGGTGGTGGGTGGTGGACGTCCAGGTGGCCTGGCGACGACTCGGCTGAGTCGCGCTGGAGCGGCGAAGGCGCGGCTGGCTGGGATCGTTTCGCGATGTGGAAGGGCGCGCCGTGGCAGGAGCCAGTTGGCGCTGCTGGGCGCCGAGGTCGATGGGCTCGCCAATAAGACCAGCTTTTTCGTTTCGGACTCCCTGCCGAGCGGACGTGGACCCTTACAGGTGCGCGCGCTGAGGCAGCGCCCTGGCGGCAGGTGGTGCGCCTCATCCGGGGAGTCATTGCGCGGGCGGCGATCACATAAGGAGACCCCATCACCGCATAACGACCGGATATGTCCGCGGGGAGGTGGTGCTCCGCAAACTGGTGATTCGAAGGCGGCGGCGACGCACCCAGTTCCGGCAATTCCTCACGCCGCTAGACCGCGCAGAGCCGTCCGATGACGCCGTGCCTTGTTGCAGGGTGCAGGATCGAGATCAGCGGCGCGGGTCAGTTCGCGATGGTGGTGATGAAGGCCACGAGCCGCGTCCCCGGGCTCGACTACTGCGCCCCATCGTTGTACGTGGATGGGGTGCTGGACCCGTCGGACGACTACGATCGCTGGCTGGCGGAAGACTTGTTGGGGATCGAGGTCTATCCCGCGAAGCGATGCGGGCCGGCCGATTCACCAACCGGCACCGGTGCGGAAGTATCGCGATCTGGTTGCGCCCGCGCCCGGGGCTGAGACCCCCCGACGCCGCGACGTCGGTCACCGACGAGTATTAAGGCGTATGGCGGGGCCGCAGCGGTTCGTCCCAAGCGCGTGACAGGACGTGGGGTGATAGGGTCGCCTGGGTGTCAGCTGTGGTTGCGACCACCTCCACAGCCGGTTCCACGTCCTGTCCCGTGTGCTCCCCTTGCTCGTGGCATCGCGTTAGGCAGCGCGACTGCCAGCGCCCAGACAGTCAGCCGCCAAAGTCCGTCCGGTGCGCCGGGAACAAGTTTGACATCCTGCCGTCGAGCCGGTCCGGGATGGCCAGTGTCTGGATCGCGCTCGATGACCGCTCTCGATCCCCTTGCCACCCCCGCCAAGGTCCACGCGACACGGCTCCAGTGCCGTGTTTGCGCTCCCGTACTTCCGACGGCAACTCCGGCAATCGCAAGTGGCGGGATGACCATGCCGGTGGGCGGGTTCTTCGCCTCCGGGGAGTGGGCCGGCGCGGCGACCGTGGCCATCCAGCAGATCGATCGCGCGAATGTGGGTTCGGTGTACCGCTCTCCGAGCGCAGTGCCATCAACCGATATTTCACCGGCGTCCCGGGACGCCTACGCCTGGTAAGAGGTGAAATGTGGGGCGGCCGTCGTCAGTTCGCGGACTCGGCGCAATCTGATGGCGTTGACCTGCTCTATGCCGGGAGTGACACCATCCGACAGGACGGGTCCGCGGCCGACTTTCGCGGCAGGCTGACCAAGGGGGTTATGGGAGGGAACCGCATGTTCGAGGTGGTGATGGTGCACAATCGATCGGCGATGACGCACGATGCACACCACAACATTCGGGTTCGACTCGACAAACCGGATCTGGGGCATGCGGAGCGCGACCGGGACCACAATGCGGACAAGACGAATATCTGGGGCTGCACACGAGTATGTGCGTCCGATGGGCACGGAGGGTGGCGCGTGGGTTGGCTGGCTACGCCAATCGGTTGTCGCATCCCAAGATCCCCAACTATCGGTTGATGAACATTCCGCGCGACCCGGGAACACGAACGCGTTCAACCTCGGTGTTGGCTTGGCAAGGTGACCGACGCGGCCACCTTGGCGTCGACTTTATCTATGAACCCATCTTTCGAGACTTGGGCTTCCAGGATGCCGCGCGGGACACCGCAATCGCCGGGGCGGCACCATCCCCGCTGGCGGGAAGACGGTGGAGAATACCTTCCGCTTCTCAACACGAAAATGCGCCTCGGGATCGGTCGCGAGCAGGCGAGCAAGCGCAACGGGCACGGTCTCCGGCTTTCAGTTCGGGCTCGCGCTGGGCACGGTCAACTACCGCCTCAGCAGCGGAACAACGTGCTGCGCACCGATCGCGTGCAGAACGAGCACTGGATGGAATGGGCCCCACGCTGGGGTACCACTACAAGTCGCGCGACTTCGAGCTGCTGTACAACGTGCGGATGACCTGCTTCTCGGGAGCGCGCACGCCGAGCCCGGTGGCGATGACGTGTCGATCACCGCCGCGTCGCCGACGCAGGGCGGGGGATCATCGCCGCGCCGGCCTCCCGCTCACTTTTGATGGTGGCGCGCCATCGTGCACCGGATGATGATCCGCCTCCCGATCCGGTAAACCGCCAAGGGCGAGTCGCGGGGCGTCCGATGCCCCCCGCGTGCTGCCCCGTACCGCTCGTGCCGCGCGTGCTGCCCGTACCGCGCAATTTGCCCGGTGCCCCCGGCGTGCCCCTCGTGCTGCCCGTACCCGCCCGTGCCGCGCCTTGGCGGTTCACTCGATCCACCGTCCGGTCGACCATCGCCGCCTCCCGACCCCGGCACCCCACTGGCACCGGAGGTGGCCAAGCGAACATTTCCCCCGTTCGCGCACGACCCGTTGCCCGGGGTCCCGATTTCGAGGAAGATGTCCCGACCCAGTCGCCGCCTGCTGGCCGTCCTGCCAGCGGCCTTGTTGCCTTGCAGATCCTCCCCGCCCAAGGGGACTCTACCGTAACTCCCACGACCCGATCGGTCATTACGGGGGTGTTCAACACCGAGCAGGTCGCCCGCGGGCGAGCGGGTCACCGGGCGCAGTGCGCGTCGTGCCATGGCGCCGAAGCGTATACGGGTGCCGATTTCGAGGCGGCATGGAAGGCCAGACCCTGTTCGACCTGTTCGAGTTGATCCGGACCACGATGCCGAATGACAACCCGGGAGCATTCCCCAGAACGAGCTGGTCGACATCGTGGCGTACATCCTGAATCTCAACGGCTATCCGCCCGGTGAGCCGAGCTGCCGAACGATCCCGGAAGCGCGCTCAGCTGGTCCAGATCGACACCATCCGCCGCGCCCGTGAGCACCCTCGATCGTCGCGACTTCCTCAAGACGGCGGGCGCCCAAGCGGGGCTGATCGTCGCTGGTGGGTCGTCGTTAGGCGTGATGGTGCAGGACCTGCGGCAGCGCAACAACCGCGCCCACGGGCTCCCGGCCTGTCGACCGCGGCACCGGATGTCGTGGTGGTTGGTGCGGGGTGTATCGGTGGATGGACCACGCATCACCTGCAGCTGATGGGAGCGAAGGTCGGCGTGATCGACGCCTACGGCCTGGGGAACTCGCGCTCCACGTCGGGGACTTCACCCGCGGTTTTCGCGACCTCGTACGGCGACCGTCCGCAGGGCGAGCAGTGGATGCTCTGGGCGCACGAGGCGATCGCGAAGTGGAACGAGTGGAACGAGATCTTCTGGAAGGAGATGGAGCCCGCGTCTTCTTCCAGACCGGCGACCCTGATCACCCGCGCGCGGCCCGGGAGCCGTTCCTCACCAAGACCCGCGAATTGTGGGTGAAGAACAAGATCCCCACACGACGTTGACCGTGGACGAGGCGAGGTATCGCTGGCCGGTCTTCAACCTGGACGGGATCAACGCGGTGCTCTCGAGCCGCAAGCTGGCGTAGGTCGCGCGCCGCTCCTGTGAGCTGGTGGCGGCGCGCATTGCTGAAGATGGGCGGGACCCTCACCATCGAGCGCGTGACGACGATCATGCGCGGCGACGGCTAGATCGACCACCTGCTCCTCTCCAACGGGGATGTAGTTCGCGCCGGCCACTACGTCTTTGCCTGTGGGCCGGCTGGGCAAGGTCTTCGCCGGCCTGTTGGGCCCCGCGCATGCGCGCCCCGATGGGGAATGTCTTCTGTACGGCGACCCCGGTGGGCGATCCGCGCTTTCAGGCGCCGCATGCGGCGAGCCACAACTTCCCGGCATTACGGGTGGCCGGCGGTCCCGATCGACAACCATGGCTTCCGGACGCGGATCGGGGCGGTCACGGCTGGCGACCCGGATTCCAGCGAGCGGATGGTGGAGCGCCTAACGTGGCGCGCCTGCGCACCTTCCTTGCCGAGCGGTTCCCCTTGTTGAAGGACGCGCCGATCAATGAGCAGCGCGCGTGCCACTACGAGAGCACGGTCTCGCGCAACTTCATCATCGACAAGCACCGGACCTGAAGAACGCGTGGATCGCCGGCGGCGGGAATGCCGAGGCGTTCAAGCAGGCCGGTGTTTGGCGAGTACGTGGCCAAGCGGGTGTTGGGAAAGCCGACCGATCCTGCGCTCACCGAGGCGTTCCGCATTCCGACGACGACGTACGAGGAGGAGCGCAAGGCGGAAGAGGCGGCGAAGGCGGCCGGCCAGCCGGCGCCAGCTCGGCGGCCGGGTGGGGACAGCGACTACTGGGATGATGTCTGAAGACGGCAGACGGCAGACGATGGAGGTCCATGCGGCGTTGGGCACACCGCGATCTTCCCCCTGCTGCTTCAGGGCGGCTGGACGGAAGTCGGCGGAAGACCGAACGGGGAACCCGGTCTACGTGAACTCCGTCGCTGGCAGAAAGGCAGGACGGGATCATTTCGGCCACGGTCCGCGTGGTTTACGCGAAGAAGGTCGCTATTCCGGGGGAGAAGGACTCGCTCACGGCCTCCAAGGCCACGGAGGCCATGTTCAACTGCACGGCGAAGACCTTCGCCGGTGAAGGGAGAGCTGGATCTACTTCAACGAGAAGACCGGAAAGACCTACCAGCACAAGGTGAACCGGTCCCGGTACGGGCCGACGATCGCGGGGTCGTTCGGCGACGTGGCGCTCAAGCACTACTGCAAGGGCGGATAACCCTGAAGGTCACTCGATAACGCTGCCGTCGCCGCATTGCCGCGTCTCGGCCTCATTCGCTGGCTTCAACGCCCAGTGCACGCGGTGCATGAGGAACAGGGCGCTCGCAGCTCCAGCCCCGTTTCGCGCTGAATCTGGAGCGCGCTCACACCCTCTTTTGATGCGCAGGCGCGGTAGAACGCGAGACACCAGAAACGGAAGGGGATTGGGGAGTCCTCCGCGAGCGTGTCTACGCGCACGGTGAACGCTGCTTGCAGCCGTAGCACCGCCACAGATGGCGGCGATTCCCATGGTCCCGTCCTTCGCCATCATTTGACGCACCGCTGTATCGCCGCAGCGGGGGCAGCAAGGCGTATCGCCCCACCGCTGCTCCTCGAAGAAGGCGACCGCCGCGCCCCTCGTCGGCGCAGGCGCGTGGGATCCTTAACTCCCGGCAGGCTTCTTGCTGGC
Coding sequences:
- a CDS encoding twin-arginine translocation signal domain-containing protein yields the protein MSTLDRRDFLKTAGAQAGLIVAGGSSLGVMVQDLRQRNNRAHGLPACRPRHRMSWWLVRGVSVDGPRITCS
- a CDS encoding FAD-binding oxidoreductase, with the translated sequence MVGAGCIGGWTTHHLQLMGAKVGVIDAYGLGNSRSTSGTSPAVFATSYGDRPQGEQWMLWAHEAIAKWNEWNEIFWKEMEPASSSRPATLITRARPGSRSSPRPANCG